In Mycobacterium stomatepiae, the following are encoded in one genomic region:
- a CDS encoding NAD(P)H-binding protein yields the protein MRILVTGASGYVGSRLVTALLANRHQVVAATRNTQRLKRFGWYSHVAPVELDASDPVSAQAAMDAAGPVDVVYYLVHGIGQPDFRDADRASAANVAAAARDAGVRRIVYLGGFVPGDEELSDHLASRAEVAEALTVPDGPELVWLGAAVIIGAGSTSFEMMRYVGDRFPLLPVPSWMDNPIDPISIRDVLHYLLAAANPERVPPGAYDIAGPDTTSYRDLLKTYARISGRWHAALPVGRVDTSLASLVTGLALPVPPGLAGDLVESLDHPMVASSSGLRGRVPDPPGGLLSVEDAIGRALTSNGRPPPVNALTDPHHLADTDPGWAGGDALRIRRLARAITPPIARPTLKLVNMVPGPVAGALRTGLDIMVTLTPKVRPA from the coding sequence ATGCGGATTCTGGTCACCGGTGCCAGTGGCTATGTGGGATCACGTCTGGTTACGGCGTTGCTCGCGAATCGACACCAAGTGGTCGCCGCCACCCGAAACACCCAGCGGCTCAAGCGTTTCGGTTGGTACAGTCACGTTGCGCCGGTCGAGTTGGATGCCTCGGATCCGGTGTCGGCGCAGGCGGCGATGGACGCCGCGGGCCCGGTTGACGTGGTCTATTACTTGGTCCACGGGATCGGTCAGCCCGACTTCCGCGATGCCGACCGGGCCTCGGCCGCCAACGTCGCGGCCGCCGCCCGTGACGCCGGGGTGCGGCGGATCGTCTATCTGGGTGGCTTCGTCCCGGGCGACGAGGAACTGTCCGACCATCTGGCGAGCCGGGCCGAGGTCGCCGAGGCCCTGACGGTCCCCGACGGGCCGGAACTGGTGTGGCTGGGCGCGGCGGTGATCATCGGCGCCGGCTCGACATCGTTCGAGATGATGCGCTACGTCGGCGACCGGTTCCCGCTGCTGCCGGTGCCGAGCTGGATGGACAATCCGATCGATCCGATCTCCATCCGTGACGTGCTGCACTATCTGCTCGCCGCGGCGAACCCCGAGCGAGTGCCCCCGGGCGCCTACGACATCGCCGGCCCGGACACCACGTCCTATCGCGACCTGCTCAAGACGTACGCGCGGATCTCGGGCCGCTGGCACGCCGCGCTGCCGGTCGGCAGGGTCGACACCTCGCTGGCGTCACTGGTCACCGGGCTCGCGCTGCCGGTACCGCCGGGATTGGCCGGCGACCTGGTGGAATCGCTGGATCACCCGATGGTCGCCTCCAGCAGTGGCCTGCGTGGCCGGGTGCCCGACCCGCCCGGCGGCCTGCTGAGCGTCGAGGACGCCATCGGCCGGGCCTTGACCTCGAACGGCCGGCCCCCACCCGTCAACGCGCTGACCGATCCGCATCATCTCGCCGACACCGATCCCGGCTGGGCCGGAGGGGATGCGCTGCGCATCCGGAGGCTCGCGAGGGCGATCACCCCGCCCATCGCGCGTCCCACGCTCAAGCTGGTCAACATGGTTCCCGGCCCGGTCGCCGGGGCACTGCGAACCGGCCTCGACATCATGGTCACGCTCACCCCGAAGGTCCGTCCGGCATGA
- a CDS encoding HhH-GPD-type base excision DNA repair protein: MKLCLAQDPEADQLLADDPLALLIGMVLDQQVTFETAFAGPKKIADRMGSFDAATIADYDPDKFAALCSEKPAIHRFPGSMAKRIQTLAQIIVERYDGDAAGLWTAGDPDGNELLRRIKGLPGFGDVKAQIFLALLGKQYGVTPKGWRAAAGDFGKAGSHISVADIVDDQSMGKVRAYKKQMKAAAKAAK, encoded by the coding sequence GTGAAACTTTGCCTCGCTCAGGATCCCGAGGCCGACCAGCTGTTGGCCGACGATCCGCTGGCCTTGCTGATCGGGATGGTGCTGGATCAGCAGGTCACCTTTGAAACCGCCTTCGCGGGACCGAAGAAGATCGCGGACCGGATGGGCAGCTTTGACGCCGCCACGATCGCCGACTACGACCCGGACAAGTTCGCCGCGTTGTGCTCGGAAAAGCCTGCAATACATCGTTTTCCGGGGTCGATGGCCAAGCGCATCCAGACCCTGGCGCAGATCATCGTGGAACGCTATGACGGGGACGCGGCCGGATTGTGGACCGCCGGCGACCCGGACGGAAACGAGCTGTTGCGCCGCATCAAGGGGCTACCCGGCTTCGGCGACGTGAAGGCGCAGATCTTCTTGGCCCTGCTGGGCAAGCAGTACGGCGTGACGCCGAAAGGCTGGCGCGCGGCGGCCGGAGACTTCGGCAAGGCCGGATCGCACATCTCCGTCGCCGATATCGTCGATGACCAATCGATGGGCAAGGTGCGGGCGTACAAAAAGCAGATGAAGGCGGCAGCCAAGGCGGCTAAGTAG
- a CDS encoding DUF1059 domain-containing protein: MKTHLTCPCGEAIVGKDEDELVELTQAHLSSVHPGLEYDRDAILFMAY; encoded by the coding sequence GTGAAGACACACCTGACGTGTCCGTGCGGAGAAGCCATCGTCGGCAAGGATGAGGACGAGTTGGTCGAGCTGACCCAGGCTCACCTGTCCAGCGTTCATCCGGGCCTGGAGTACGACCGCGACGCCATCCTGTTCATGGCGTACTGA
- a CDS encoding Rv1157c family protein: MASNWNLSKGLAAVVTASAAAFGFCPSAAADPAAPQPTPQPNVASGLPGLPALSQLSPIIQQAATDPDQATQLLMAAAQAFAHNPSAPTESKNVAASVNQFVQEPGAPLPGAPAPAPDAAPAEHVPGVGIVPGAQAHLPTGIDPAHAAGPAPLAGTPHAPVPGAAPGPAPTPAAAPAPTPAAAPAPAPGAAPAATPAAAPAAGGAPAPDAAAPGFGPGAPITQDFMYPSIGSNCLADGSNALAAALSVAGPATIPLPGPKAGQTAYVFTAVGTPGPAEVQKLPLNVTWVNLTTGKSGTVTLQPRTDINPDGPTTLTGIADTGSGSIMSTIFGQVTTKEKQCQFLPTIGSTVVP, translated from the coding sequence GTGGCAAGCAATTGGAATCTGTCCAAGGGTTTGGCCGCTGTCGTGACGGCATCGGCCGCCGCGTTCGGGTTTTGCCCGAGCGCGGCGGCCGATCCGGCGGCACCGCAGCCGACACCGCAACCCAACGTTGCCTCGGGGCTGCCCGGCCTGCCCGCGTTGTCGCAGCTGAGTCCGATCATTCAGCAGGCGGCGACCGACCCCGACCAAGCCACACAGCTGTTGATGGCCGCCGCGCAGGCGTTCGCTCACAACCCGTCGGCGCCCACCGAATCGAAGAATGTGGCCGCGTCGGTGAATCAATTCGTTCAGGAGCCGGGTGCCCCGCTTCCCGGCGCGCCCGCTCCGGCGCCTGACGCCGCCCCGGCCGAACATGTGCCCGGCGTCGGCATCGTGCCGGGCGCTCAGGCACACCTTCCGACGGGCATCGACCCGGCCCACGCCGCGGGTCCGGCCCCGCTGGCCGGCACGCCGCATGCTCCCGTGCCGGGTGCCGCTCCGGGTCCCGCACCCACACCGGCGGCCGCACCCGCTCCCACCCCGGCGGCCGCACCGGCTCCCGCACCCGGCGCCGCACCCGCCGCCACACCGGCGGCCGCACCGGCTGCCGGGGGCGCGCCCGCGCCGGACGCGGCGGCTCCGGGTTTCGGACCTGGCGCACCTATTACGCAGGACTTCATGTATCCCTCGATCGGCAGCAATTGCCTGGCCGACGGCAGTAACGCGCTAGCAGCCGCGTTGTCGGTGGCGGGGCCCGCCACGATCCCGCTGCCCGGCCCGAAGGCCGGACAGACCGCCTACGTGTTCACCGCGGTCGGCACGCCCGGACCCGCCGAGGTGCAGAAGCTGCCGCTGAATGTCACCTGGGTGAACCTGACCACGGGCAAGTCGGGCACCGTCACGCTCCAGCCGCGCACCGACATCAATCCCGACGGGCCTACGACCTTGACCGGGATAGCCGACACCGGTTCGGGCAGCATCATGTCGACGATCTTCGGTCAGGTCACGACCAAGGAAAAGCAGTGCCAGTTCCTGCCCACCATCGGCTCGACCGTGGTGCCCTAA
- a CDS encoding mannosyltransferase has protein sequence MVAKVRRVDVNLSAPAAHFSRRLASLISSAAPLLLVVSIAARLGLTYLTPNGANFVDLHVYLGGAAAIDHPGTLYNFVYSEHTPDFPLPFTYPPFAAIVFYPLHLLPFGLAAFLWLVAMMAALYGAIRISQRLLGVLPGSGHRVAMAWTAVTIWIEPLRNNFDYGQINVFLMLAVLWAICATRWWLSGLLVGVASGIKLTPAIAGVYLVGVRRFGAAAFSAVVFFGTIALSALIVGDQTRYYFTDLLGDAGRVGPIATSINQSWRGGISRILGHDTGFGPVVLIAIAATAVLAILAWRAVDSSDRLGKLLAVEMFALLMSPISWTHHWVWLVPLMIWLIHGPLRERPGMRIAGWGWLALSIVGVPWLLLMAQPNIWQISRPWYFAWAGLAYIVAAVATLVVIAASGKRAAGSDAAPPRRSQARAASTQG, from the coding sequence GTGGTCGCTAAAGTCAGGCGGGTAGACGTCAATCTGTCCGCCCCGGCGGCACACTTTTCCCGGCGGTTGGCGAGTCTGATCAGCTCCGCCGCGCCGCTGCTATTGGTCGTGAGCATCGCCGCACGGCTCGGTTTGACGTACCTGACGCCCAACGGCGCGAACTTCGTCGACCTGCACGTATACCTCGGCGGCGCGGCCGCGATCGACCACCCCGGCACCCTGTACAACTTCGTCTACAGCGAGCACACGCCGGACTTCCCGCTGCCGTTCACGTATCCGCCGTTCGCGGCGATCGTGTTCTACCCGTTGCACCTGCTGCCGTTCGGCCTGGCGGCTTTTCTATGGCTGGTCGCCATGATGGCCGCGTTGTACGGCGCGATTCGGATCAGCCAGCGCCTACTCGGCGTGCTGCCCGGCAGCGGACACCGTGTCGCGATGGCATGGACGGCGGTCACGATCTGGATTGAGCCGTTGCGCAACAACTTCGACTACGGACAGATCAACGTCTTTCTGATGCTCGCGGTGCTCTGGGCGATCTGCGCCACGCGCTGGTGGCTCTCGGGCCTGTTGGTCGGCGTGGCGTCGGGAATCAAGTTGACCCCGGCCATCGCGGGTGTCTACCTGGTCGGCGTCCGGCGATTCGGCGCCGCCGCGTTTTCGGCGGTCGTCTTTTTCGGCACCATCGCACTGTCGGCGCTGATCGTCGGCGATCAGACGCGCTACTACTTCACCGATCTGCTCGGCGACGCCGGCAGGGTGGGACCCATCGCGACGTCGATCAACCAGTCGTGGCGGGGCGGGATTTCCCGGATCCTGGGCCACGACACCGGCTTCGGTCCGGTGGTCTTGATCGCCATCGCCGCTACTGCGGTCCTGGCCATCCTGGCGTGGCGCGCCGTGGACTCCTCGGATCGGCTCGGCAAGTTGCTGGCGGTCGAGATGTTCGCGCTGCTGATGTCGCCCATTTCGTGGACCCATCACTGGGTGTGGCTGGTGCCGCTGATGATCTGGCTGATTCACGGGCCGTTGCGCGAGCGGCCCGGCATGCGGATCGCGGGCTGGGGCTGGCTGGCTCTGAGCATCGTCGGCGTGCCGTGGCTGCTGCTGATGGCTCAGCCGAACATCTGGCAGATCAGCCGGCCGTGGTACTTCGCCTGGGCGGGCCTGGCCTACATCGTCGCGGCGGTGGCAACGTTGGTTGTCATCGCGGCCTCCGGCAAACGCGCCGCTGGGTCGGATGCCGCGCCGCCTCGGCGGTCGCAAGCGCGGGCCGCGTCGACGCAGGGCTAG
- a CDS encoding 4a-hydroxytetrahydrobiopterin dehydratase, giving the protein MAVLTDEQVDAALPDLDGWERADGALRRSIKFESFLAGIDAVRRVGEHAESKDHHPDIDIRWRTVTFALVTRSEGGITKNDVEMARDINGIVAG; this is encoded by the coding sequence ATGGCCGTGCTGACGGATGAACAGGTAGATGCCGCACTGCCCGACCTCGACGGCTGGGAACGCGCCGACGGCGCATTGCGCCGTTCGATCAAGTTTGAAAGTTTCCTGGCCGGCATCGACGCGGTGCGCCGGGTGGGCGAGCACGCCGAAAGCAAAGACCACCACCCGGATATCGATATTCGTTGGCGGACGGTGACTTTCGCGCTCGTTACGCGCTCCGAGGGCGGTATCACCAAAAACGACGTCGAGATGGCCCGCGACATCAACGGGATCGTCGCGGGCTAG
- a CDS encoding cyclopropane mycolic acid synthase family methyltransferase, with protein MSEKLTPHFEEVQAHYDLSDDFFRLFLDPTMTYSCAYFDRLQPITLEQAQIRKVDLSLGKLGLRPGMTLLEVGCGWGSTIRRAVDKYDVNVIGLTLSEHQAAHVRRLLDDMDSARSRRVLLQGWEQFDEPVDRIVSIGAFEHFGYDRYDDFFELAYRMLPGDGVMMLHTITMLTPQQMVESGLPLTEELNSFTEFIGTEIFPGGQLPPIEMVEFHASKAGFNLSRRQSLQLHYARTLDRWAVALEEHHEEAVRIQSEEVYQRYMKYLTGCARAFRAGYIDVNQFTLRK; from the coding sequence ATGTCCGAGAAGCTCACGCCGCACTTCGAAGAAGTCCAGGCCCACTATGACTTGTCGGACGACTTCTTCCGGCTGTTCCTCGACCCGACGATGACCTACAGCTGCGCCTACTTCGACCGTCTCCAGCCCATCACCCTGGAGCAGGCGCAGATCCGCAAGGTGGATTTGTCCCTGGGCAAGCTGGGGCTGCGGCCGGGCATGACGCTGCTGGAGGTCGGCTGCGGCTGGGGCAGCACGATCCGCCGCGCGGTCGACAAGTACGACGTGAACGTCATCGGTCTGACGTTGTCGGAGCACCAGGCCGCCCACGTGCGAAGGCTGCTCGACGACATGGACAGCGCGCGCAGCAGGCGGGTCCTGCTGCAAGGCTGGGAGCAGTTCGACGAACCCGTCGACCGCATCGTCTCCATCGGTGCGTTCGAGCACTTCGGTTACGACCGCTACGACGATTTCTTCGAGCTGGCCTACCGTATGCTGCCCGGCGACGGGGTGATGATGCTGCACACGATCACCATGCTGACGCCGCAGCAGATGGTCGAAAGCGGCCTGCCGCTCACCGAAGAGTTGAACAGCTTCACCGAATTCATCGGCACCGAGATCTTCCCGGGTGGCCAGTTGCCGCCGATCGAGATGGTGGAGTTCCACGCCTCGAAGGCGGGTTTCAACCTGAGTCGTCGGCAGTCCCTGCAGCTGCACTATGCGAGGACGCTGGACCGCTGGGCCGTGGCCTTGGAAGAACACCACGAAGAGGCCGTCAGGATTCAGTCCGAAGAAGTCTACCAGCGCTACATGAAATATCTGACCGGCTGCGCCCGCGCATTCCGGGCCGGCTACATCGACGTCAACCAATTCACGCTGCGCAAGTGA
- a CDS encoding TIGR03619 family F420-dependent LLM class oxidoreductase gives MASIQLSMGIPSFSVEATANWEHLTDWAHVLEGAGFDRLLVSEHIAFGMNIDAYADPDVGGTAGGRQPTGPDGPWLEPLTVLTYLAARTERIRLGTNILLAALRPAAVLAKTVATLDVLSGGRIDLGVGVGWQREEYEVAGVDFDRRGAILDQTLEVCTRLWRENEVSYASPELTFERIHQMPKPLQPGGLPIWVSGTVNRAVARRLARFGKYWIPWGQDARDLAGGIGRMRAAVDATGGDPDGFGVTGSLRAKADADDRPDLAAVAADAAALAKAGVTDLRLTHWPPRFGNREADLRTFVEAVRGAVTA, from the coding sequence ATGGCCTCGATACAGCTCTCGATGGGAATCCCCTCTTTCTCCGTCGAGGCGACGGCGAACTGGGAGCACCTCACCGACTGGGCGCACGTGCTGGAGGGCGCCGGGTTCGACCGCCTGCTGGTCTCCGAGCACATCGCGTTCGGTATGAACATTGACGCCTACGCCGATCCGGATGTCGGGGGAACGGCCGGCGGACGCCAGCCCACCGGGCCGGACGGGCCCTGGCTGGAACCGCTCACCGTCCTGACCTACCTCGCGGCGCGAACCGAGCGCATCCGGTTGGGCACCAATATCCTGCTGGCCGCACTGCGTCCAGCCGCCGTGCTCGCGAAAACCGTTGCGACACTGGATGTCCTGTCGGGTGGTCGGATCGACCTGGGGGTGGGAGTCGGCTGGCAGCGCGAGGAATACGAGGTGGCCGGAGTCGATTTCGACAGGCGCGGGGCGATCCTGGACCAGACGCTCGAGGTGTGCACGCGGCTGTGGCGGGAGAACGAGGTCAGCTACGCATCACCGGAGTTGACCTTCGAGCGGATCCACCAGATGCCCAAACCGCTGCAGCCCGGCGGGTTGCCGATCTGGGTGAGTGGGACGGTCAATCGTGCCGTCGCCCGCAGGCTCGCGCGCTTCGGAAAGTATTGGATCCCTTGGGGTCAGGACGCCCGCGACCTCGCCGGCGGAATCGGGCGGATGCGTGCGGCGGTCGACGCCACCGGCGGCGACCCGGACGGGTTCGGGGTCACCGGCTCGCTTCGGGCGAAGGCCGACGCCGACGACCGGCCGGATCTGGCCGCCGTCGCGGCGGACGCCGCCGCGCTGGCGAAGGCCGGCGTCACGGATCTGCGGCTGACGCACTGGCCGCCGCGTTTCGGGAATCGGGAAGCCGATTTGCGCACTTTCGTCGAAGCGGTTCGAGGCGCGGTGACGGCCTGA
- a CDS encoding (deoxy)nucleoside triphosphate pyrophosphohydrolase, giving the protein MSTQIVVAGAVIRGSAVLIAQRVRPPELAGRWELPGGKVAPGETEPQALARELAEELGLAAADVAVGHRLGADISLDDTTTLRAYLVRLLGGEPHPHDHRALRWVTAAELADVDWVPADRAWLPDLEQALLTMS; this is encoded by the coding sequence ATGTCGACCCAGATCGTTGTCGCCGGAGCGGTCATCCGCGGCTCGGCGGTGCTGATCGCGCAACGCGTCCGGCCGCCGGAGTTGGCCGGGCGCTGGGAACTCCCGGGCGGCAAGGTCGCGCCCGGCGAAACCGAGCCGCAGGCCCTGGCCCGCGAGCTGGCCGAGGAGTTGGGCCTCGCGGCCGCCGACGTCGCGGTGGGGCATCGGCTGGGTGCCGACATTTCGCTGGATGACACGACGACGCTGCGGGCCTACCTGGTGCGCCTGCTGGGGGGCGAACCCCACCCGCATGACCACCGGGCGTTGCGCTGGGTGACGGCGGCCGAATTGGCGGATGTGGACTGGGTGCCCGCGGATCGCGCCTGGTTGCCAGACCTGGAGCAGGCGCTCTTAACGATGTCGTAA